A single region of the Nocardioides sp. W7 genome encodes:
- a CDS encoding ABC transporter ATP-binding protein, with the protein MTTAVDPDYSPASLRLEDLDCSFADHHVVKGINLDIKGGEFFSLLGPSGCGKTTTLRMIAGLEQATGGRILVDGKEIQGVPPHRRPVHTVFQNYALFPHLNVFENVAFGLRERKEGKQAIQEKVGRLLDLVELTGKENHRPRQLSGGMQQRVALARSLVLGPRVLLLDEPLGALDLRMRRQMQVLLKSVQHELGITFVYVTHDQEEAFAMSDRVGLMQDGDLVQVATPAEVYHQPATRFAAGFVGASNSLDGVVTAAGQGTYDVSIPGVGQGRIDGVGEVPGDKRVTMILRPEVVGLQSDEPSDFRADGIVRDIAFLGARTSVRVELAGGQVVTADLASRTLPASVSPDAPCRVSWRSADLWAVTR; encoded by the coding sequence ATGACCACCGCCGTCGACCCGGACTACAGCCCCGCCTCGCTCCGGCTGGAGGACCTCGACTGCTCCTTCGCCGACCACCACGTCGTCAAGGGCATCAACCTGGACATCAAGGGAGGTGAGTTCTTCTCCCTCCTCGGACCCAGCGGCTGCGGCAAGACCACGACGCTGCGGATGATCGCCGGCCTCGAGCAGGCCACCGGCGGGCGGATCCTCGTCGACGGCAAGGAGATCCAGGGGGTCCCGCCGCACAGGCGGCCGGTGCACACGGTCTTCCAGAACTACGCCCTCTTCCCGCACCTGAACGTCTTCGAGAACGTGGCCTTCGGGCTGCGTGAGCGCAAGGAGGGCAAGCAGGCGATCCAGGAGAAGGTCGGCCGGCTCCTCGACCTGGTCGAGCTGACCGGCAAGGAGAACCACCGGCCGCGCCAGCTCAGCGGGGGCATGCAGCAGCGCGTCGCCCTGGCCCGTTCGCTGGTGCTCGGCCCGCGCGTGCTGCTGCTGGACGAGCCGCTCGGCGCCCTCGACCTGCGGATGCGCCGTCAGATGCAGGTGCTGCTGAAGTCGGTGCAGCACGAGCTCGGCATCACCTTCGTCTACGTGACCCACGACCAGGAGGAGGCGTTCGCCATGTCCGACCGGGTCGGGCTGATGCAGGACGGTGACCTCGTGCAGGTGGCCACCCCGGCCGAGGTCTACCACCAGCCGGCCACCCGCTTCGCCGCCGGCTTCGTCGGCGCCTCGAACAGTCTCGACGGCGTGGTCACCGCCGCCGGCCAGGGGACGTACGACGTCTCCATCCCCGGCGTCGGCCAGGGCCGGATCGACGGGGTGGGCGAGGTCCCTGGCGACAAGCGGGTCACGATGATCCTTCGTCCCGAGGTGGTCGGCCTGCAGTCCGACGAGCCGAGCGACTTCCGCGCCGACGGGATCGTGCGTGACATCGCCTTCCTGGGGGCGCGCACCTCGGTGCGCGTCGAGCTCGCCGGCGGCCAGGTCGTCACCGCCGACCTGGCCAGCCGCACGCTGCCCGCCAGCGTGAGCCCCGACGCTCCGTGCCGGGTCTCGTGGCGCAGCGCCGACCTGTGGGCGGTGACCCGGTGA
- a CDS encoding MmgE/PrpD family protein, translated as MMPIRVDHRSGVVNMTIDNADNATQSADVLDFVVGLTWGQVPPEVRRRLAMLTLDASVAARAGTRLSVARIITDFAAAAMRGDEATCLLDGSRVSAAGAALANGTLMNAVDYDDGHALAKGHPGAVIIPAALAAAEASGASHEEFLLATLIGYEVGIRAAIAQHDRWPLFHSSGTWGAVGAAAAAARLLKLAPAQVDAALGLAEYHAPVDLIMRAVAEPTMAKDAMGWGAHVGVTSAQLAAAGFTAHRSEFVADRRPGEGGVLGAEWQLLTTYVKPFPCCRWVHPALAGAERVLGDLGRDRLDPAEVTRVEVRTFQAAAELSRVVPATSEEAQFNLIWPLAAYLTTGGFGLDAITRDLGDPTIARMAGLVEIVVDPEHEAGFPAVRRSTLTLTLADGRTVTSGPCLAAGSAEDPHWEDVVRAKFADVPDERWASLSAEPLCSGVRDLVALDPLSPLLHPLADPSDHPRSTAATHR; from the coding sequence ATGATGCCGATCCGCGTCGACCATCGATCAGGTGTTGTAAATATGACGATCGACAATGCCGATAACGCAACACAATCGGCCGACGTGCTGGACTTCGTCGTCGGGCTCACCTGGGGCCAGGTCCCCCCTGAGGTACGACGGCGCCTGGCCATGCTCACGCTCGACGCCTCCGTCGCCGCCCGGGCCGGCACCCGGCTGAGCGTCGCGCGGATCATCACCGACTTCGCCGCCGCGGCGATGCGCGGGGACGAGGCCACCTGCCTGCTCGACGGCAGCCGGGTGTCGGCGGCCGGGGCCGCGCTGGCCAACGGCACCCTGATGAACGCCGTCGACTACGACGACGGGCACGCCCTCGCCAAGGGCCACCCCGGTGCGGTGATCATCCCCGCCGCCCTCGCCGCGGCCGAGGCGAGCGGCGCCAGCCACGAGGAGTTCCTGCTCGCCACGCTCATCGGCTACGAGGTCGGGATCCGGGCCGCGATCGCCCAGCACGACCGCTGGCCGCTGTTCCACAGCAGCGGCACCTGGGGTGCCGTCGGGGCGGCGGCCGCCGCCGCCCGGCTGCTGAAGCTGGCGCCGGCCCAGGTCGACGCCGCCCTCGGCCTCGCCGAGTACCACGCTCCGGTCGACCTGATCATGCGCGCGGTCGCCGAGCCGACGATGGCCAAGGACGCGATGGGCTGGGGGGCGCACGTCGGCGTCACCAGCGCGCAGCTCGCCGCGGCCGGCTTCACCGCGCACCGCTCGGAGTTCGTCGCCGACCGGCGGCCCGGGGAGGGCGGTGTCCTGGGCGCCGAGTGGCAGCTGCTGACCACCTACGTCAAGCCCTTCCCGTGCTGCCGGTGGGTGCACCCGGCGCTGGCCGGCGCCGAGCGCGTGCTCGGCGACCTGGGCCGCGACCGGCTCGATCCCGCCGAGGTGACCCGGGTCGAGGTGCGGACCTTCCAGGCCGCCGCCGAGCTGTCCCGGGTCGTCCCCGCGACCAGCGAGGAGGCGCAGTTCAACCTGATCTGGCCGCTGGCCGCCTACCTCACCACGGGCGGGTTCGGCCTCGACGCGATCACCCGCGACCTGGGCGACCCCACCATCGCGCGGATGGCCGGCCTCGTCGAGATCGTCGTCGACCCCGAGCACGAGGCCGGCTTCCCCGCCGTACGACGCAGCACCCTCACGCTCACCCTCGCCGACGGGCGCACGGTCACCAGCGGTCCGTGCCTCGCGGCCGGGAGCGCGGAGGACCCGCACTGGGAGGACGTGGTGCGGGCCAAGTTCGCCGACGTCCCCGACGAGCGCTGGGCGTCGCTGTCCGCCGAGCCGCTGTGCTCCGGCGTCCGGGACCTGGTCGCCCTGGACCCGCTCTCCCCGCTGCTCCACCCCCTGGCCGACCCGTCCGACCATCCCCGCTCCACCGCCGCAACGCACCGCTGA
- a CDS encoding HutD family protein produces the protein MSSIRVLPVTEHRRARWRNGLGWTTQIHAEPSDLDWSWRLSLAESDATAAFSSFPEVDRELILVSGSGLRLTSPGAAAVTLRSGQSHRFAGEQEVEGEPLGGPTRQLNVMWRRQGLSAAVTLHHSPESLTLPGDAGAQVAVHAIAGGAAIEVVDDTAELHQGETALVDGPTGPVVIRLTGVGVLAVVQLSATR, from the coding sequence GTGAGCAGCATCCGGGTCCTTCCGGTCACCGAGCATCGACGCGCCCGGTGGCGCAACGGCCTCGGCTGGACCACGCAGATCCACGCCGAGCCGTCCGACCTGGACTGGAGTTGGCGACTGTCCCTTGCCGAGAGCGACGCGACTGCCGCCTTCTCATCGTTCCCGGAGGTCGACCGCGAGCTCATCCTGGTGAGCGGTTCCGGCCTTCGACTGACGTCCCCTGGGGCGGCTGCCGTCACCCTGCGCTCGGGACAGTCACACCGATTCGCGGGTGAGCAGGAGGTGGAAGGCGAACCGCTCGGCGGACCCACGCGTCAGCTCAACGTGATGTGGCGCCGCCAGGGCCTCTCCGCCGCCGTCACCCTGCACCACAGCCCCGAGTCCCTGACCCTCCCGGGAGACGCGGGCGCGCAGGTGGCCGTCCACGCGATCGCCGGGGGCGCGGCGATCGAGGTCGTCGACGACACCGCCGAGCTCCATCAGGGCGAGACGGCCCTGGTCGACGGGCCGACCGGACCCGTCGTCATTCGCCTCACCGGGGTGGGCGTGCTCGCCGTCGTACAGCTGAGCGCGACGAGGTAG
- a CDS encoding ABC transporter permease, with protein sequence MTQAPSAPRPGASVHRDGGTSGPRSPRPGSDDSLRRRRRWAGILLAAPMTAYVVAFFVAPLVLLAVYSVSEFDLLTFEVRPGFSLDNYREMFGGTYVGAVVRSLTMTVAMTLACVVLGFPVALTIARATGRRKALLLLAVIVPYWISFVVRTYAWVELLSPTGAISELAAALGLVPDGTQLGYSTFAIGIGMVAGYLPLMVLPMFMALDRIDPALEEAAADMGLSRRRTFWKITVKLAMPGSIAGVLLVGIPAMGEYTIPAILGGSKTLMIGNVEADQFLSTGNYPFGAAIATTLMVVMLAVLFASRRRLDRLGDIT encoded by the coding sequence ATGACCCAGGCTCCGTCCGCCCCGCGTCCCGGTGCCTCGGTGCACCGGGACGGGGGCACCTCCGGGCCGCGGTCGCCACGGCCGGGCAGCGACGACTCCCTGCGCCGACGCCGTCGCTGGGCGGGGATCCTGCTCGCGGCGCCGATGACGGCGTACGTCGTGGCCTTCTTCGTCGCACCCCTGGTGCTGCTCGCGGTCTACAGCGTCTCGGAGTTCGACCTGCTGACCTTCGAGGTGCGGCCGGGATTCTCGCTCGACAACTACCGCGAGATGTTCGGCGGCACGTACGTCGGCGCCGTGGTCCGCTCGCTCACGATGACGGTCGCGATGACCCTGGCCTGCGTGGTGCTCGGCTTCCCGGTCGCGCTCACGATCGCCCGGGCGACCGGCCGCCGCAAGGCGCTGCTCCTGCTCGCGGTCATCGTGCCGTACTGGATCAGCTTCGTGGTCCGGACCTACGCCTGGGTGGAGCTGCTCTCGCCGACCGGTGCGATCTCCGAGCTCGCCGCGGCCCTGGGCCTGGTCCCCGACGGCACCCAGCTCGGCTACTCGACCTTCGCGATCGGCATCGGCATGGTCGCGGGCTACCTGCCGCTGATGGTGCTGCCGATGTTCATGGCGCTCGACCGCATCGACCCGGCGCTCGAGGAGGCCGCGGCCGACATGGGGCTGAGCAGGCGGCGCACCTTCTGGAAGATCACCGTCAAGCTGGCCATGCCCGGCAGCATCGCCGGCGTCCTGCTCGTCGGCATCCCGGCGATGGGGGAGTACACCATCCCGGCCATCCTCGGCGGCTCCAAGACGCTGATGATCGGCAACGTCGAGGCCGACCAGTTCCTCTCGACCGGCAACTATCCGTTCGGCGCGGCGATCGCCACCACCTTGATGGTCGTCATGCTCGCCGTCCTCTTCGCCTCGCGCAGGCGCCTCGACCGGCTGGGAGACATCACGTGA
- a CDS encoding DUF1028 domain-containing protein — protein MTYSVLARCERTGQLGVATSTSDVAVGARVPWLRTGVGAVVTQHRTDPRLGPRMLDLMALGASAEEAVEGARHSSVHAEWRQLAAIGTSGPGVGWTGAHVDRTGVAVVSADDHVVVGNILVGQVVGDAASAAFAADAGLELGERLVRALEAGLAAGGEPDPLRSACLRVHGAESFPLVDLRVDEHPEPLRELRRLWELYGPAAGEYVSRAIDPDAARGVAPGADLEEAVVDA, from the coding sequence GTGACGTACTCCGTCCTCGCCCGCTGCGAGCGCACCGGCCAGCTCGGCGTCGCGACCAGCACCTCCGACGTCGCCGTCGGCGCCCGGGTGCCGTGGCTGCGCACCGGCGTCGGTGCCGTCGTCACCCAGCACCGGACCGACCCCCGGCTCGGGCCGCGGATGCTCGACCTGATGGCGCTCGGTGCGAGCGCCGAGGAGGCCGTCGAGGGTGCCCGGCACTCCAGCGTGCACGCCGAGTGGCGCCAGCTCGCGGCGATCGGCACCTCCGGGCCCGGCGTCGGGTGGACCGGCGCCCACGTCGACCGCACCGGGGTCGCAGTGGTGAGCGCCGACGACCACGTCGTCGTCGGCAACATCCTCGTCGGGCAGGTCGTCGGCGACGCCGCGAGCGCCGCCTTCGCCGCCGATGCCGGCCTGGAGCTGGGGGAGCGGCTGGTCCGCGCGCTCGAAGCGGGCCTCGCCGCCGGCGGCGAGCCCGACCCGCTGCGCTCGGCGTGCCTGCGCGTGCACGGTGCCGAGTCGTTCCCGCTGGTCGACCTGCGGGTCGACGAGCACCCCGAGCCGCTGCGCGAGCTGCGCCGGCTGTGGGAGCTGTACGGCCCGGCCGCCGGCGAGTACGTCAGCCGGGCGATCGACCCCGACGCCGCGCGGGGCGTGGCCCCCGGCGCGGACCTGGAGGAGGCGGTCGTCGATGCCTGA
- a CDS encoding spermidine/putrescine ABC transporter substrate-binding protein, translated as MTLKFLNYGDWVGKTEIADFEKANPGIKIKQYALPEGGSSALAAQLAKDKGAYDLVAVGNATAARLEAGKLLADFDPASVPNLENIPEEYLEQFPWGIPTDLGKVGIIYDKEKVANPPASWQELFDDAEQWSGKIVLPDYDLDVQAIALLALGYDINTTDEGELAEAEEKVKDLKPDLLAFQGDGRAKSVIDGSALIAVGYDYEFAGAEDDSIGWVSPSEGTPGYIEGVAVLPGSEHVEEALAFLDSRLEPETYAGLINNTGSSYLMPAAEEFIDESILTNPALQQNPDSPFVAEQFLSAEDTEIRAKMWNRIKAS; from the coding sequence GTGACGCTGAAGTTCCTCAACTACGGCGACTGGGTCGGCAAGACGGAGATCGCGGACTTCGAGAAGGCCAACCCCGGGATCAAGATCAAGCAGTACGCCCTGCCCGAGGGCGGCTCGTCGGCCCTGGCCGCGCAGCTGGCCAAGGACAAGGGCGCCTACGACCTGGTCGCGGTCGGCAACGCCACGGCCGCCCGTCTGGAAGCCGGCAAGCTGCTCGCGGACTTCGACCCCGCCTCGGTCCCGAACCTCGAGAACATCCCCGAGGAGTACCTCGAGCAGTTCCCGTGGGGCATCCCGACCGACCTCGGCAAGGTCGGGATCATCTACGACAAGGAGAAGGTCGCGAACCCGCCGGCCTCGTGGCAGGAGCTCTTCGACGACGCCGAGCAGTGGTCCGGCAAGATCGTGCTCCCGGACTACGACCTCGACGTGCAGGCGATCGCCCTGCTCGCTCTCGGCTACGACATCAACACCACCGACGAGGGTGAGCTCGCCGAGGCCGAGGAGAAGGTCAAGGACCTCAAGCCGGACCTGCTCGCCTTCCAGGGCGACGGCCGGGCCAAGTCGGTCATCGACGGCTCGGCCCTGATCGCGGTGGGCTACGACTACGAGTTCGCCGGCGCCGAGGACGACTCGATCGGCTGGGTCTCCCCGTCCGAGGGCACCCCCGGCTACATCGAGGGCGTCGCGGTGCTCCCCGGCAGCGAGCACGTCGAGGAGGCTTTGGCGTTCCTCGACTCCCGCCTCGAGCCGGAGACCTACGCCGGGCTGATCAACAACACCGGGTCGTCGTACCTGATGCCAGCCGCCGAGGAGTTCATCGACGAGTCGATCCTCACCAACCCCGCCCTGCAGCAGAACCCCGACTCGCCGTTCGTGGCCGAGCAGTTCCTCTCCGCCGAGGACACCGAGATCCGGGCCAAGATGTGGAACCGGATCAAGGCTTCCTGA
- a CDS encoding ABC transporter permease: MKRRFSPASIVTAVVLAFLYLPIGMVVVNAFNADENLIGWGGFTLDWITGAFGDERVRQDFWTSCVIALLSTAVAVTLSLAAVMAVSRLPKRAGAVLQTLTYARLMIPEVVIAAGILVVIDRLGLTTGTWSVVAGHIVFCSAYATLVLQSRFATLTGTYDEAAADLGAPPYRVFLRVLWPMMMPAVVIASLLSFTFSFDDVVSTVFLAGPETETLPVLILSLSRHGTSPEINAIAVAFMFVSLVLMCLVGLASFWPSKQARRATSEEEAS; this comes from the coding sequence GTGAAGCGCCGGTTCAGCCCAGCCTCGATCGTCACGGCCGTCGTCCTGGCCTTCCTCTACCTGCCGATCGGCATGGTGGTCGTCAACGCCTTCAACGCCGACGAGAACCTGATCGGCTGGGGCGGCTTCACCCTCGATTGGATCACCGGCGCCTTCGGCGACGAGCGGGTCCGCCAGGACTTCTGGACCAGCTGCGTCATCGCGCTGCTCTCCACCGCGGTCGCGGTGACCCTCTCGCTGGCCGCGGTGATGGCCGTGTCCCGGCTGCCCAAGCGGGCCGGTGCGGTGCTGCAGACGCTGACCTACGCCCGACTGATGATCCCCGAGGTCGTGATCGCCGCGGGCATCCTGGTCGTGATCGACCGGCTCGGGCTCACCACCGGCACCTGGTCGGTCGTGGCCGGGCACATCGTGTTCTGCTCGGCGTACGCGACCCTGGTCCTGCAGTCGCGGTTCGCGACCCTGACCGGCACGTACGACGAGGCCGCCGCCGACCTGGGCGCGCCGCCGTACCGCGTGTTCCTGCGGGTGCTGTGGCCGATGATGATGCCCGCGGTCGTGATCGCCTCGCTGCTCTCCTTCACGTTCTCCTTCGACGACGTCGTCAGCACGGTCTTCCTGGCCGGGCCGGAGACCGAGACGCTGCCGGTGCTCATCCTGAGCCTCTCGCGCCACGGCACCTCGCCGGAGATCAACGCGATCGCCGTCGCCTTCATGTTCGTCTCGCTCGTGCTCATGTGCCTGGTCGGGCTGGCCTCGTTCTGGCCCAGCAAGCAGGCACGCCGCGCCACCTCGGAGGAAGAAGCCTCATGA
- a CDS encoding M20/M25/M40 family metallo-hydrolase: protein MPEGVADLAALLEPRLDDILALAASLTEVESGSYVPAGVDRVSSLVAEQLAPLGFTASTHSIGPDRGQAFEATLETGRPGLRVLVLGHADTVWPAGATADWPVVTDRPVMSGPGLGDMKCALAMAVHAIAAALETGVPGVASITYALVPDEELGSVGSRDWLADLGRRTDVCLALEAGQVDGGVIVSRGAVGAMIITARGRTAHSTDENGASAVAALAPLVAGLEALTDRSRRTICTVGILRGGTARQVVPDHAELHLDLRAPDDAAGEALVAEVRRLAEAGAGAGVTVEISGGITRPALPRTVTDPVYALAEELAFGAGLALRRIDEMGGSDASLVGQLAPLALDGLGPTAFDQCSRAETVLRDSVVPRTALLAALIAQAGRLAVHLPDREEGR from the coding sequence ATGCCTGAGGGCGTGGCGGACCTCGCCGCCCTGCTCGAGCCGCGCCTGGACGACATCCTCGCCCTGGCGGCCTCGCTCACCGAGGTCGAGAGCGGGTCGTACGTGCCCGCCGGTGTCGACCGGGTGAGCAGCCTGGTCGCCGAGCAGCTGGCGCCCCTGGGCTTCACCGCGTCCACCCACTCGATCGGGCCCGACCGCGGGCAGGCCTTCGAGGCCACCCTCGAGACCGGGCGGCCCGGACTGCGGGTGCTGGTGCTCGGCCACGCCGACACCGTGTGGCCCGCGGGCGCGACGGCCGACTGGCCCGTCGTCACCGACCGCCCCGTCATGTCCGGTCCCGGCCTCGGCGACATGAAGTGCGCTCTCGCGATGGCCGTGCACGCGATCGCGGCCGCGTTGGAGACGGGCGTCCCGGGCGTCGCCTCGATCACCTACGCCCTGGTCCCCGACGAGGAGCTCGGCAGCGTCGGGAGCCGCGATTGGCTGGCCGACCTCGGCCGGCGCACCGACGTCTGCCTGGCCCTGGAGGCCGGACAAGTCGACGGCGGCGTGATCGTCTCCCGCGGCGCGGTCGGCGCCATGATCATCACCGCCCGCGGTCGCACCGCGCACAGCACCGACGAGAACGGCGCGAGCGCCGTGGCCGCGCTGGCCCCGCTCGTCGCCGGGCTCGAGGCGCTCACCGACCGGTCGCGGCGCACCATCTGCACCGTCGGGATCCTGCGCGGCGGCACCGCGCGCCAGGTCGTCCCCGACCATGCCGAGCTGCACCTCGACCTTCGGGCACCGGACGACGCCGCCGGCGAGGCGCTGGTCGCCGAGGTCCGCCGGCTCGCCGAGGCCGGCGCCGGCGCGGGCGTCACCGTCGAGATCTCCGGCGGGATCACCCGCCCGGCCCTGCCGCGCACCGTGACCGACCCCGTCTACGCACTCGCCGAGGAGCTCGCGTTCGGAGCCGGGCTCGCGCTGCGCCGCATCGACGAGATGGGCGGCTCCGACGCCAGCCTGGTCGGGCAGCTCGCCCCGCTCGCGCTCGACGGTCTGGGCCCGACCGCGTTCGACCAGTGCAGCCGCGCCGAGACGGTGCTCCGCGACTCCGTCGTACCCCGCACGGCGCTGCTGGCGGCGCTGATCGCCCAGGCCGGGCGGCTCGCCGTACACCTGCCGGACCGGGAGGAGGGCCGATGA
- a CDS encoding IclR family transcriptional regulator translates to MPPTRDTSIRRGLEVLMTLQTRRARENGGLGVTQIAEALDMDKSQISRSLKVLAEYGLVDRDPKTRAFRLGWRIFSMAQVSGDQRLLECAGEVLDDLVGQLDESVYLSVRSGFDALTVAERTANHSIQAMPSHWSLHSTSVGRVLLTDRTSAEIRDMYAGQQLSSARSGGVQSVDGLVEAVSRARDDGYATVVDEFEVGLTAVGVPVRDYRGIMVAAFGVSGPTFRLEPKIDHAVTSLKKAAEQLEDLLALRDGVRFPSGREA, encoded by the coding sequence ATGCCACCGACACGGGACACCAGCATCCGCCGGGGCCTGGAGGTCCTGATGACGCTCCAGACCCGCCGCGCCCGCGAGAACGGTGGACTCGGCGTCACCCAGATCGCCGAGGCCCTCGACATGGACAAGAGCCAGATCTCGCGCAGCCTGAAGGTGCTGGCGGAGTACGGCCTGGTCGACCGCGACCCCAAGACCCGGGCGTTCCGGCTGGGCTGGCGGATCTTCAGCATGGCGCAGGTCAGCGGCGACCAGCGGTTGCTGGAGTGCGCGGGCGAGGTCCTCGACGACCTCGTCGGCCAGCTGGATGAGTCCGTCTACCTCTCCGTGCGCTCGGGCTTCGACGCCCTCACCGTCGCCGAGCGGACCGCCAACCACTCCATCCAGGCGATGCCCTCGCACTGGTCCCTGCACTCCACCTCGGTGGGTCGGGTCCTGCTCACCGACCGGACCTCCGCCGAGATCCGGGACATGTACGCCGGCCAGCAGCTGAGCAGCGCCCGTAGCGGCGGCGTGCAGTCGGTCGACGGCCTGGTGGAGGCCGTCTCCCGCGCCCGCGACGACGGCTACGCGACGGTCGTGGACGAGTTCGAGGTAGGCCTGACGGCCGTCGGCGTCCCGGTGCGGGACTACCGCGGGATCATGGTCGCCGCGTTCGGCGTCTCGGGCCCGACCTTCCGACTCGAGCCGAAGATCGACCACGCCGTCACGAGCCTCAAGAAGGCCGCCGAGCAGCTGGAGGACCTCCTCGCGCTTCGTGACGGCGTCCGCTTCCCGTCGGGACGGGAGGCGTGA
- a CDS encoding nitrilase-related carbon-nitrogen hydrolase, producing MTAPATVAVVQLAPRLLDLDANVELSVHAIETARERGADVIVLPELCLSGYMFETAAEVRSCAITAAHPVFARWAAALEGAPGLVVGGFAERSGADVHISAALVDASGVRAVYRKTHLWNREKRFFAPGTELPPVLDTPFGRVSVLICYDLEFPEMARSAALRGADLITVPTNWALDQRPYGDEPPQVMLARAAARTNHVYVACADRAGRERDQDFTGGSAIIDTAGWVLSLPRADQMAVAELSLSTARERQLSGVNHVFADRRPELYTDIEVRQAG from the coding sequence GTGACCGCGCCGGCGACCGTGGCCGTCGTACAGCTCGCACCCCGGCTGCTCGACCTCGACGCGAACGTCGAGCTGTCCGTGCACGCGATCGAGACCGCCCGGGAGCGCGGTGCCGACGTCATCGTCCTCCCCGAGCTGTGCCTCAGCGGCTACATGTTCGAGACCGCGGCCGAGGTGCGCTCGTGCGCGATCACGGCCGCTCACCCGGTCTTCGCCCGCTGGGCGGCGGCACTCGAGGGGGCGCCGGGGCTGGTCGTGGGGGGCTTCGCCGAGCGATCGGGTGCCGACGTCCACATCAGCGCAGCCCTGGTCGACGCGTCGGGCGTCCGGGCCGTCTACCGCAAGACGCACCTGTGGAACCGCGAGAAGCGCTTCTTCGCGCCGGGCACCGAGCTCCCACCGGTCCTGGACACGCCGTTCGGCCGGGTCAGCGTGCTGATCTGCTACGACCTGGAGTTTCCCGAGATGGCCCGCAGCGCGGCGCTGCGGGGAGCCGACCTGATCACCGTGCCGACGAACTGGGCGCTCGACCAGCGCCCGTACGGCGACGAGCCACCGCAGGTGATGCTGGCGCGCGCCGCGGCCCGCACCAACCATGTCTACGTCGCCTGCGCCGACCGGGCCGGGCGCGAGCGGGATCAGGACTTCACCGGCGGGTCCGCCATCATCGACACCGCCGGATGGGTGCTCAGCCTGCCTCGCGCCGACCAGATGGCGGTCGCCGAGCTGTCGCTGTCGACGGCCCGGGAGCGGCAGCTCTCGGGCGTGAACCATGTCTTCGCGGACCGACGCCCCGAGCTCTACACGGACATCGAGGTTCGCCAGGCCGGGTAG